One region of Gigantopelta aegis isolate Gae_Host chromosome 7, Gae_host_genome, whole genome shotgun sequence genomic DNA includes:
- the LOC121378124 gene encoding uncharacterized protein LOC121378124, protein MEAAEELFIDFENLDQRKLVNLQAAWRGAVVRKWMRSLRGSFEQIYAEVENNHESDVQWRRHEPCYPQFLTARDLNIHKSHVPPENTERQTDTCICCSHCQTSTTKKSTFCDRRTDSNGDAILLPNPVSTCKPTDDQSSQTVTMTTGCVESSASNPVVSDCRAEEETLFPESKEKCENHLQDRFEAWFKAWII, encoded by the exons ATGGAAGCGGCGGAAGAATTGTTTATAGATTTTGAAAACCTTGATCAGAGAAAGCTTGTTAACCttcag GCTGCCTGGAGGGGAGCAGTTGTAAGAAAATGGATGCGGTCACTCAGAGGATCGTTCGAGCAAATATATGCTGAAGTTGAAAACAACCATGAAAGTGACGTACAGTGGCGAAGACATGAACCGTGTTATCCACAGTTTCTTACAGCCAGAGATTTGAACATTCACAAGTCACACGTACCTCCTGAAAATACTGAAAGACaaacagatacatgtatctgtTGTTCACATTGTCAGACATCCACGACAAAGAAAAGTACATTTTGTGATAGAAGAACAGATTCAAATGGTGATGCCATTTTATTACCAAATCCTGTATCAACGTGTAAACCGACTGATGATCAGTCATCTCAGACAGTAACCATGACAACAGGATGTGTGGAAAGTAGTGCCAGTAATCCAGTGGTGTCAGACTGTCGTGCCGAGGAAGAAACATTATTTCCAGAATCGAAGGAAAAATGTGAAAATCATCTTCAAGACAGGTTTGAAGCTTGGTTTAAAGCCTGGATCATTTAA